A window of the Streptomyces griseochromogenes genome harbors these coding sequences:
- a CDS encoding AIM24 family protein — MNQPLAGYAPAPITARMENHGSHMLKVAMQTGNDLLARVGSMVAYEGFIQYEPNPPAVRQIARDWITGEGAPLMKCTGDGLLYLADYGANVVVINLNGDGISVNATNLLAFDAHLQWGVERVKGLAKFAGQGLWNTKISGQGWVALTSRGKPIVVDCGGGEDETYVDPDALVAWSPNLKVKGKRSFKAQSLIGRGSGEAYQMAFSGQGIVVVQPSEDSTDRIRIRG; from the coding sequence ATGAACCAGCCGCTCGCGGGCTACGCCCCCGCACCCATCACCGCCCGCATGGAGAACCACGGCAGCCACATGCTGAAGGTCGCCATGCAGACCGGAAACGACCTCCTCGCGCGCGTGGGGTCGATGGTCGCCTACGAAGGCTTCATCCAGTACGAGCCCAACCCGCCGGCCGTCCGCCAGATCGCCCGCGACTGGATCACCGGCGAGGGCGCGCCGCTGATGAAGTGCACCGGCGACGGCCTGCTCTACCTCGCCGACTACGGCGCGAACGTCGTCGTGATCAACCTCAACGGCGACGGCATCTCCGTCAACGCCACCAACCTGCTCGCCTTCGACGCGCACCTTCAGTGGGGCGTCGAGCGCGTCAAGGGGCTCGCCAAGTTCGCCGGGCAGGGCCTGTGGAACACGAAGATCTCCGGGCAGGGCTGGGTCGCGCTGACCTCCCGGGGCAAGCCGATCGTCGTCGACTGCGGAGGCGGTGAGGACGAGACCTACGTCGACCCCGACGCGCTCGTCGCCTGGTCCCCGAACCTGAAGGTGAAGGGCAAGCGCAGCTTCAAGGCGCAGTCACTGATCGGCCGGGGCAGCGGCGAGGCCTACCAGATGGCCTTCTCCGGCCAGGGCATCGTCGTCGTCCAGCCCAGCGAGGACAGCACCGACCGCATCCGGATCCGGGGCTGA
- a CDS encoding AIM24 family protein, with protein MQSPLFAHNDLQTQERWSMQNAQMLRVTLEGHDDILARKGTMIAYQGLVEFDAEYRSNNQARARAHTGEGLDLMRCHGQGTVYLANLAQHVHVMDVEQDGLTVDSSYVLAMDSSLHHEVIAVDSLYGISGSGKYQLNITGRGKVALMTSGAPLLMQVTPDKYVNCDADAIVAWSTGLRVQMQAQTHSSGVWRRRGNTGEGWELSFMGSGFALVQPSELLPPQNAVIGQGLAAQFGMGQQGARGQNQGNVWS; from the coding sequence ATGCAGAGCCCGCTTTTCGCGCACAACGACCTCCAGACGCAAGAGCGCTGGAGCATGCAGAACGCGCAGATGCTCCGCGTCACCCTGGAGGGGCACGACGACATCCTCGCCCGCAAGGGCACCATGATCGCCTACCAGGGTCTCGTGGAGTTCGACGCCGAGTACCGCAGCAACAACCAGGCACGCGCGCGTGCGCACACCGGCGAGGGTCTGGACCTGATGCGCTGCCACGGGCAGGGCACGGTCTACCTCGCCAACCTCGCCCAGCACGTGCACGTCATGGACGTCGAGCAGGACGGGCTGACGGTCGACAGCAGCTACGTCCTCGCCATGGACTCCTCGCTGCACCACGAGGTCATCGCCGTCGACAGCCTCTACGGCATCTCCGGGTCCGGGAAGTACCAGCTCAACATCACCGGGCGCGGCAAGGTGGCCCTGATGACCTCGGGCGCGCCGCTGCTGATGCAGGTCACGCCCGACAAGTACGTCAACTGCGACGCCGACGCGATCGTCGCCTGGTCCACGGGGCTGCGTGTGCAGATGCAGGCCCAGACGCACTCCTCGGGGGTGTGGCGGCGGCGCGGCAACACCGGTGAGGGCTGGGAGCTGAGCTTCATGGGCTCCGGGTTCGCGCTCGTGCAGCCCAGCGAGCTGCTGCCGCCGCAGAACGCGGTGATCGGCCAGGGCCTCGCCGCACAGTTCGGCATGGGGCAGCAGGGGGCGCGCGGTCAGAACCAGGGCAACGTCTGGAGCTGA
- a CDS encoding NUDIX hydrolase, giving the protein MSLHDDAVLVLKGYEDQEDLRQAYLDHLAAHPDAMWKACHAGHITASALVIDPERGRVLLTLHKKLRMWLQMGGHCEQGDVSVAAAALREATEESGVPGLTLLSGGPVRLDRHPIPAPCHWHFDVQYAALAPRDAQHVISDESLDVRWFAYDEVPDVADESVVRLLDATRARL; this is encoded by the coding sequence GTGAGCCTTCACGACGACGCGGTCCTCGTGCTGAAGGGCTACGAGGACCAGGAAGACCTGCGCCAGGCCTATCTGGACCATCTGGCGGCCCACCCGGACGCCATGTGGAAGGCCTGCCACGCGGGCCACATCACGGCGAGTGCGCTGGTCATCGACCCCGAGCGCGGCCGGGTGCTGCTCACGCTGCACAAGAAGCTGCGGATGTGGCTGCAGATGGGCGGCCACTGCGAGCAGGGCGACGTCTCGGTGGCCGCGGCGGCCCTGCGCGAGGCGACCGAGGAGTCCGGCGTCCCGGGGCTGACGCTGCTGTCCGGCGGTCCGGTGCGCCTGGACCGGCACCCGATCCCCGCGCCCTGCCACTGGCACTTCGACGTGCAGTACGCGGCGCTGGCCCCGCGCGACGCCCAGCATGTGATCAGCGACGAGTCGCTGGACGTGCGCTGGTTCGCCTACGACGAGGTGCCGGACGTGGCCGACGAGTCGGTCGTACGCCTACTGGACGCGACCCGAGCCAGGCTCTGA
- a CDS encoding zinc-dependent metalloprotease: MSDTPFGFGLPPEEPEDGDEGKEKDQQSGGGQGPANPFGFGLPGAGGFGGPGADNPLAAMFGSLNPTDLGAAFQQLGQMLSYEGGPVNWDMAKQIARQTVAQGTQDGVKDASVGTAERSAVEEAVRLADLWLDDATSLPSGAASAVAWSRAEWVEATLPAWQELVDPVAERVGAAMGDVLPEEMQAMAGPLIGMMRSMGGAMFGTQIGQAVGVLAGEVVGSTDIGLPLGPVGKAALLPANVEAFGKDLGVPKEEVRLYLALREAAHQRLFAHVPWLRSHLFGAVDGYARGIKVDTAKLEDVVGQFDPQNPEQLQDALQQGMFQPEDTPEQKAALARLETALALVEGWVDAVVHAAAKPRLSSADALRETLRRRRATGGPAEQTFATLIGLELRPRRLRDASRLWASLTDARGVDGRDALWAHPDMLPTATDLDDPDGFVHREQLDFSELDKMLGEAASGSGEKPNLKKDDESKGDDAE, from the coding sequence GTGAGTGACACCCCATTCGGATTCGGCCTTCCGCCGGAGGAGCCGGAAGACGGCGACGAGGGCAAGGAGAAGGACCAGCAGAGCGGTGGTGGGCAGGGACCGGCCAACCCGTTCGGTTTCGGGCTGCCCGGGGCCGGAGGCTTTGGCGGCCCCGGCGCCGACAATCCGCTCGCGGCCATGTTCGGTTCTCTGAACCCCACCGACCTGGGCGCCGCGTTCCAGCAGCTGGGCCAGATGCTCTCCTACGAGGGCGGCCCGGTGAACTGGGACATGGCCAAGCAGATCGCCCGTCAGACGGTCGCCCAGGGCACCCAGGACGGCGTCAAGGACGCGAGCGTCGGCACCGCCGAGCGCTCCGCTGTCGAGGAGGCCGTGCGCCTGGCCGATCTGTGGCTGGACGATGCGACGTCCCTGCCGTCGGGCGCCGCATCGGCGGTGGCCTGGTCGCGCGCCGAGTGGGTCGAGGCGACGCTGCCCGCGTGGCAGGAGCTGGTCGACCCGGTCGCCGAGCGGGTCGGCGCGGCGATGGGCGACGTCCTGCCGGAGGAGATGCAGGCCATGGCGGGCCCGCTGATCGGCATGATGCGCTCGATGGGCGGCGCCATGTTCGGCACGCAGATCGGGCAGGCCGTGGGCGTGCTGGCGGGCGAGGTCGTCGGCTCGACCGACATCGGCCTGCCGCTGGGCCCGGTCGGCAAGGCGGCGCTGCTCCCCGCCAACGTGGAGGCGTTCGGCAAGGACCTCGGTGTGCCGAAGGAGGAGGTCCGGCTCTATCTGGCCCTGCGCGAGGCCGCCCACCAGCGCCTGTTCGCGCATGTGCCGTGGCTGCGCTCGCACCTGTTCGGCGCGGTCGACGGGTACGCGCGCGGGATCAAGGTCGACACGGCCAAGCTGGAGGACGTGGTCGGCCAGTTCGACCCGCAGAACCCGGAGCAGCTGCAGGACGCCCTGCAGCAGGGCATGTTCCAGCCGGAGGACACGCCGGAGCAGAAGGCGGCCCTGGCCCGTCTGGAGACCGCGCTGGCGCTCGTCGAGGGCTGGGTGGACGCGGTGGTCCACGCGGCCGCGAAGCCGCGTCTGTCGTCCGCGGACGCGCTGCGTGAGACCCTGCGCCGCCGCCGCGCCACCGGCGGCCCGGCGGAACAGACGTTCGCCACGCTGATCGGCCTGGAGCTGCGCCCGCGCCGGCTGCGCGACGCCTCCCGTCTGTGGGCCTCGCTCACGGACGCGCGCGGGGTCGACGGCCGGGACGCCCTGTGGGCCCACCCGGACATGCTGCCGACCGCCACCGACCTGGACGACCCGGACGGCTTCGTCCACCGCGAGCAGCTGGACTTCTCCGAGCTGGACAAGATGCTCGGCGAGGCGGCGAGCGGCTCCGGCGAGAAGCCGAACCTGAAGAAGGACGACGAGTCCAAGGGCGACGACGCCGAGTGA
- a CDS encoding SDR family oxidoreductase → MSSPDPQVRAARNLSTPPAVRGPVVAVTGAATGVGALLTERLAACEEIKQVIAIDERRGECADAQWHILDVRDPAIADKLRGADVVVHLALDLDLGSDAAARTAYNVRGTQTVLTAAAAAGVHRVVLCTSSMVYGALPDNELPLSEDAELRATAEATGVGDLLEIERLARRAPRAHPGLNVTVVRPAVLVGGTDTALTRYFESPRLLVVAGSRPAWQFCHVEDLCSALEYAVLEKVDGELAVGCDGWLEQEEVEELSGIRRMELPSAVALGAAARLHRIGLTPSPAGDLAYTMYPWVVSGSRLHDAGWRPGWTNEEVLAELLEEASGRHTVAGRRLGRKDATAAGAAGATVALLGAAAVVRRARKARRRL, encoded by the coding sequence GTGAGTTCCCCAGATCCGCAGGTTCGCGCAGCGCGAAACCTTTCAACCCCTCCTGCCGTGCGCGGGCCCGTCGTCGCGGTCACCGGTGCCGCGACCGGAGTCGGTGCCCTGCTCACCGAGAGGCTCGCCGCCTGCGAGGAGATCAAGCAGGTCATCGCCATCGACGAGCGGCGCGGGGAGTGCGCCGACGCGCAGTGGCACATCCTCGACGTGCGCGACCCGGCGATCGCGGACAAGCTGCGGGGCGCGGATGTGGTGGTGCATCTCGCCCTCGACCTGGACCTCGGCAGCGACGCCGCCGCTCGTACCGCTTACAACGTACGGGGGACGCAGACCGTGCTGACCGCGGCCGCGGCCGCCGGGGTGCACCGGGTCGTGCTGTGCACGTCCTCGATGGTCTACGGAGCGCTGCCGGACAACGAGCTGCCCCTGTCGGAGGACGCGGAGCTGCGAGCCACGGCCGAGGCCACCGGGGTCGGGGATCTGCTGGAGATCGAGCGGCTGGCGCGGCGCGCACCGCGCGCGCATCCGGGGCTGAACGTCACCGTCGTGCGCCCCGCCGTGCTGGTCGGCGGCACGGACACCGCGCTGACCAGGTACTTCGAGTCTCCTCGGCTGCTGGTGGTCGCCGGGTCGCGGCCGGCCTGGCAGTTCTGTCACGTCGAGGATCTGTGCAGTGCCCTGGAGTACGCCGTCCTGGAGAAGGTCGACGGGGAGCTCGCCGTGGGCTGTGACGGGTGGCTGGAGCAGGAGGAGGTCGAGGAGCTGAGCGGGATCCGGCGGATGGAGCTGCCGTCGGCGGTCGCGCTGGGCGCCGCGGCCCGGCTGCACCGGATCGGCCTCACTCCGTCTCCGGCCGGGGATCTGGCGTACACGATGTACCCCTGGGTGGTCAGCGGGAGCCGGTTGCACGATGCCGGGTGGCGGCCGGGGTGGACCAATGAGGAGGTGCTGGCCGAGCTGCTGGAGGAGGCTTCCGGGCGGCACACGGTGGCCGGACGGCGGCTGGGGCGGAAGGACGCGACGGCGGCCGGGGCCGCGGGGGCGACGGTGGCGCTGCTGGGTGCCGCCGCTGTCGTACGGCGGGCTCGGAAGGCCCGGCGACGACTCTGA
- a CDS encoding molybdenum cofactor biosynthesis protein MoaE encodes MAPMNDHPGEQAARDPIKLIGIRETALSVDEVFRAVGDDAAGGVALFVGTVRNHDSGADVDALGYSCHPSAEAEMRRIAEKVVAEYPVRALAAVHRVGDLAVGDLAVVVGVSCPHRGEAFEACRKLIDDLKHEVPIWKHQKFSDGTEEWVGAGTC; translated from the coding sequence ATGGCACCCATGAACGATCACCCCGGTGAGCAGGCGGCGCGGGATCCCATCAAGCTGATCGGTATCCGGGAGACCGCGCTGTCCGTGGACGAGGTCTTCCGGGCCGTCGGGGACGACGCCGCCGGTGGTGTCGCACTGTTCGTGGGGACCGTGCGGAACCACGACTCGGGTGCCGACGTCGATGCGCTCGGGTACTCCTGCCATCCCAGCGCCGAAGCCGAGATGAGGCGGATCGCCGAGAAGGTCGTCGCCGAGTATCCGGTGCGGGCGCTGGCCGCCGTCCACCGCGTGGGCGACCTCGCCGTCGGCGACCTCGCCGTCGTCGTCGGGGTGTCGTGCCCCCACCGCGGCGAGGCCTTCGAGGCGTGCCGCAAGCTCATCGACGACCTGAAGCACGAGGTGCCCATCTGGAAGCACCAGAAGTTCTCCGACGGGACCGAGGAATGGGTCGGGGCCGGCACCTGCTGA
- a CDS encoding PDZ domain-containing protein has translation MPRRTATMLASTLMLIALLCAGVLIPVPYSEMSPGPTVNTLGEHGGEPVLQISGHKTYPTDGHLNMTTVRVTSADFRMNLVEAVYGWLARDSKIVPHDTLYPDGKTEEQSTQENAEEFSQSQESAKVAALKELGVPVKSWVIVSTVVKNSPAEGRLHAGDVIKAVDGAAVKQPSDVAKLVTKHKPGQNVVFTVVPAKEQAAAEKEHRTATKTQDVTLTTKTSDDTGAKRAIVGISAGTDHTFPFGIDIKLADVGGPSAGLMFALGIYDKLTPGSLTGGKFVAGTGTIDDKGTVGPIGGIEMKTVGARGKGAQYFLTPADNCAAAAKDTPSGLTLVKVKTIGDALGALKDIRSGDTAALPKCTTKG, from the coding sequence ATGCCACGCCGCACCGCGACGATGCTCGCCTCCACCCTGATGCTGATCGCGCTCCTGTGCGCGGGAGTTCTCATCCCCGTGCCGTACTCGGAGATGTCCCCGGGGCCGACCGTGAACACGCTCGGGGAGCACGGGGGCGAGCCGGTGCTGCAGATCTCGGGGCACAAGACCTACCCGACGGACGGGCATCTGAACATGACGACCGTCCGGGTCACCAGCGCCGACTTCCGGATGAACCTGGTCGAGGCCGTCTACGGCTGGCTGGCGCGCGACAGCAAGATCGTGCCGCATGACACCCTCTACCCGGACGGCAAGACGGAGGAGCAGTCCACCCAGGAGAACGCCGAGGAGTTCAGCCAGTCCCAGGAGAGTGCCAAGGTCGCCGCCCTGAAGGAGCTGGGCGTCCCGGTGAAGTCCTGGGTGATCGTCTCCACCGTCGTCAAGAACTCCCCGGCCGAGGGCAGGCTGCACGCCGGCGATGTGATCAAGGCCGTGGACGGTGCGGCGGTCAAGCAGCCGTCCGATGTCGCCAAGCTCGTCACCAAGCACAAGCCGGGTCAGAACGTCGTCTTCACCGTCGTCCCCGCCAAGGAGCAGGCCGCCGCCGAGAAGGAGCACAGGACGGCGACCAAGACGCAGGACGTCACCCTCACGACCAAGACCTCCGACGACACCGGCGCCAAGCGGGCCATCGTCGGGATCTCCGCCGGGACCGATCACACCTTCCCGTTCGGCATCGACATCAAGCTCGCCGATGTCGGCGGCCCCAGCGCCGGTTTGATGTTCGCGCTCGGCATCTACGACAAGCTCACCCCGGGGAGCCTCACCGGCGGGAAGTTCGTCGCCGGCACCGGCACCATCGACGACAAAGGCACGGTCGGGCCGATCGGCGGCATCGAGATGAAGACGGTCGGCGCGCGCGGCAAGGGCGCCCAGTACTTCCTGACGCCCGCCGACAACTGCGCGGCCGCCGCCAAGGACACCCCGAGCGGGCTCACCCTGGTCAAGGTCAAGACCATCGGCGACGCCCTCGGCGCGCTCAAGGACATCCGCAGCGGGGACACCGCCGCCCTGCCGAAGTGCACCACCAAGGGCTGA
- a CDS encoding PPA1309 family protein, whose translation MSNTPMAANPLTRAVLEIDEYASGLGWNQPARLFALVDTARLRAQEPSLATQLGLQDEPETTGLTPIEQDEIPTGKPLDEFLGTIAWPDAVAGCALTVERLMLPPSAEAQVPEGLSEAKLAKWVANHPERQEVRMTVAVLRDGSRESALRLREKDSPTEVLTGPDLVPNLVEALAATFED comes from the coding sequence ATGTCCAACACTCCCATGGCAGCGAACCCGCTCACCCGGGCCGTACTCGAGATCGACGAGTACGCCTCCGGCCTCGGCTGGAACCAGCCCGCTCGCCTTTTCGCCCTTGTAGACACCGCACGGCTGCGGGCTCAGGAACCCTCGCTCGCCACCCAGCTCGGCCTGCAGGACGAGCCCGAGACCACCGGTCTCACCCCGATCGAGCAGGACGAGATCCCCACGGGCAAGCCGCTCGACGAGTTCCTCGGCACCATCGCCTGGCCGGACGCGGTGGCCGGCTGCGCGCTCACGGTGGAGCGCCTGATGCTGCCTCCGTCGGCCGAGGCACAGGTCCCGGAGGGCCTGAGCGAGGCCAAGCTGGCCAAGTGGGTGGCGAACCACCCCGAGCGCCAGGAGGTCCGTATGACGGTCGCGGTCCTGCGCGACGGCAGCCGCGAGTCGGCGCTGCGCCTGCGCGAGAAGGACTCCCCGACGGAGGTGCTGACGGGCCCCGACCTGGTGCCGAATCTGGTCGAGGCCCTGGCGGCGACCTTCGAGGACTGA
- a CDS encoding UPF0182 family protein: MPDRGGGPTGPRIRAGRPSRRARTLLMTLGVLAVLGMAFTMFAGFWTDWLWYRSVHYSSVFTTTLSTKIGLFFVFGLLMALAVGFNIWLAHRLRPPLSAMSMEQQSLDRYRMGIAPYKTWLLLAVTSLVGLIAGASAAGQWRTWLMWVNGVPFHQKDPQFHLDVSFYAFDLPWYRFLLGFGFATAILCLIAAALTHYLYGGLRVTSPGARATAAATGHLSVLLGIFVALKAVAYWLDRYGLAVKSSDFKATGDWTGLRYVDANAYLPAKTILFCIAVICALLFFATLWRRTWQLPVIGFGLMVLSAILIGGLYPAIVQKFQVQPNEQAKEAPYVQKNLKATREAYGIDDTKVTEYAGKSATTDKTKLRDQVDDTASIRIMDPNVVSPTFQQLQQIRNYYGFPTNLDVDRYTKDGRDGKDGKDQDTVIGLRELNLDGIPKNNWINDHFRYTHGYGVVAAKGTEADDEGRPVFTEKNLPSKGDLGTYEQRIYYGEKTGTYSIVGGPQKEVDYSDDQGEKTTSYTGKSGVNLDNPINRAAYAVAFNEPQILYSGAIGKGSRILYNRTPKERVEAVAPWLTIDGDAYPAVVNHRIQWIVDAYTTTNGYPYASRTTLGDTTADSLTATNNSRAVVAQQNQVNYIRNSVKATVDAYTGEVKLYQWDTKDPVLKTWMKAFPGTVKPRADISGDLLAHLRYPQDLFKVQRELLSRYHVTDAQTFLSGSEVWQVPDDPTNDSGSAVPPYYLSMKMPDQSAQAFSLTTTFTPNGRDNLSAFMAVDSDPRTSDYGKIRILKLPTSTTVDGPKQVQSQFNSQADIAEAISLLSRGHSKVEYGNLLTVPLDGGLLYAEPVYVRGGELKYPLLRKVLVTYGGKTAFEDTLGAALDKVFGVKGSTTPPDTGTTNPPGSGNPTVRQALEDAQKAFDAGQEALKKPDWSAYAKAQDDLEAALKRAEEAQAKADRTGAGSDRNGDRDTSKDTGKNTSKNTG; encoded by the coding sequence ATGCCGGACCGCGGCGGAGGCCCGACGGGGCCGCGGATCAGAGCGGGCCGCCCGTCCCGGCGCGCCCGGACCCTGCTCATGACCCTGGGCGTCCTTGCCGTCCTCGGCATGGCGTTCACCATGTTCGCGGGCTTCTGGACGGACTGGCTGTGGTACCGGTCGGTGCACTACTCGTCCGTGTTCACCACCACCCTGTCGACCAAGATCGGGCTGTTCTTCGTCTTCGGCCTGCTGATGGCGCTGGCCGTGGGCTTCAACATCTGGCTCGCGCACCGGCTGCGGCCCCCGTTGAGCGCCATGTCCATGGAGCAGCAGAGCCTGGACCGCTACCGGATGGGCATCGCGCCGTACAAGACGTGGCTGCTGCTCGCCGTCACCTCCCTGGTCGGCCTGATCGCGGGAGCCTCGGCGGCCGGCCAGTGGCGCACCTGGCTGATGTGGGTCAACGGCGTGCCCTTCCACCAGAAGGACCCGCAGTTCCACCTCGACGTCTCCTTCTACGCCTTCGACCTGCCCTGGTACCGGTTCCTGCTGGGCTTCGGCTTCGCCACCGCGATCCTGTGCCTGATCGCCGCCGCGCTCACCCACTACCTGTACGGCGGGCTGCGCGTCACCAGCCCCGGCGCGCGCGCCACCGCCGCCGCGACCGGGCACCTGTCCGTGCTCCTCGGCATCTTCGTGGCGCTCAAGGCGGTCGCGTACTGGCTCGACCGGTACGGCCTCGCCGTCAAGTCCAGCGACTTCAAGGCGACCGGCGACTGGACCGGCCTGCGCTACGTCGACGCCAACGCCTATCTGCCGGCCAAGACGATCCTGTTCTGCATCGCCGTCATCTGCGCGCTGCTGTTCTTCGCCACCCTGTGGCGGCGCACCTGGCAGCTGCCCGTCATCGGCTTCGGCCTGATGGTCCTGTCCGCCATCCTGATCGGCGGCCTGTACCCGGCCATCGTGCAGAAGTTCCAGGTGCAGCCCAACGAGCAGGCCAAGGAAGCCCCGTACGTCCAGAAGAACCTCAAGGCGACCCGCGAGGCGTACGGCATCGACGACACCAAGGTCACCGAGTACGCGGGCAAGTCCGCCACCACGGACAAGACCAAGCTGCGCGACCAGGTCGACGACACGGCCAGCATCCGCATCATGGACCCGAACGTCGTCTCGCCGACGTTCCAGCAGCTCCAGCAGATCCGGAACTACTACGGGTTCCCGACCAACCTCGACGTCGACCGCTACACCAAGGACGGCAGGGACGGTAAGGACGGCAAGGACCAGGACACCGTCATCGGCCTGCGCGAGCTGAACCTGGACGGCATCCCGAAGAACAACTGGATCAACGACCACTTCCGCTACACGCACGGCTACGGCGTGGTCGCCGCCAAGGGCACCGAGGCCGACGACGAGGGCCGCCCGGTCTTCACCGAGAAGAACCTGCCGTCCAAGGGCGACCTCGGCACGTACGAGCAGCGGATCTACTACGGTGAGAAGACCGGCACGTACTCCATCGTCGGCGGTCCCCAGAAGGAGGTCGACTACTCCGACGACCAGGGCGAGAAGACCACCAGCTACACCGGCAAGAGCGGGGTCAACCTCGACAACCCGATCAACCGGGCCGCGTACGCGGTGGCGTTCAACGAGCCGCAGATCCTCTACTCCGGCGCGATCGGCAAGGGCTCGCGGATCCTGTACAACCGCACGCCCAAGGAGCGCGTCGAGGCGGTCGCCCCCTGGCTGACCATTGACGGCGACGCCTACCCGGCCGTGGTGAACCACCGGATCCAGTGGATCGTGGACGCGTACACGACTACGAACGGATACCCGTACGCCTCCCGTACGACCCTCGGTGACACGACCGCCGACTCGCTGACCGCGACCAACAACTCCCGCGCGGTGGTGGCCCAGCAGAACCAGGTCAACTACATCCGCAACTCGGTGAAGGCGACCGTCGACGCGTACACCGGCGAGGTCAAGCTCTACCAGTGGGACACCAAGGACCCGGTGCTGAAGACCTGGATGAAGGCCTTCCCCGGCACGGTGAAGCCCCGCGCGGACATCTCCGGGGACCTGCTGGCGCATCTGCGCTACCCGCAGGACCTGTTCAAGGTCCAGCGAGAGCTGCTCAGCCGCTACCACGTCACGGACGCGCAGACCTTCCTCAGCGGCAGCGAGGTGTGGCAGGTCCCGGACGACCCGACCAACGACTCCGGCAGCGCGGTGCCGCCGTACTACCTGAGCATGAAGATGCCGGACCAGAGCGCCCAGGCGTTCTCGCTGACGACGACGTTCACACCGAACGGGCGGGACAACCTGAGCGCCTTCATGGCCGTCGACTCCGATCCGCGTACGAGCGACTACGGCAAGATCAGAATCCTGAAACTGCCGACCAGCACGACCGTCGACGGGCCCAAACAGGTCCAGAGCCAGTTCAACTCACAGGCCGACATCGCCGAGGCCATCAGCCTGCTGAGCAGAGGCCATTCCAAGGTCGAGTACGGCAATCTGCTGACCGTACCGCTGGACGGCGGCCTGCTGTACGCGGAGCCCGTCTACGTCCGCGGCGGTGAGCTCAAGTACCCATTGCTGCGCAAGGTGTTGGTCACCTACGGGGGCAAGACCGCCTTCGAGGACACCCTGGGCGCGGCGCTCGACAAGGTCTTCGGGGTGAAGGGGTCCACCACACCACCGGACACCGGCACCACCAACCCGCCCGGTTCCGGCAATCCGACGGTCCGGCAGGCGCTGGAAGACGCTCAGAAGGCCTTCGACGCCGGGCAGGAAGCCCTGAAGAAGCCGGACTGGAGCGCGTACGCCAAGGCGCAGGACGATCTGGAAGCCGCGCTCAAGAGGGCCGAAGAAGCGCAGGCCAAGGCCGACAGGACCGGCGCCGGCAGTGACAGGAACGGTGACAGGGACACCAGCAAGGACACCGGTAAGAACACAAGTAAGAACACCGGTTGA